A genomic stretch from Setaria viridis chromosome 1, Setaria_viridis_v4.0, whole genome shotgun sequence includes:
- the LOC117855479 gene encoding cell number regulator 2, translating to MYLKEEEGAGPAAATGFPMSGGATSGALAAVQAPAPWSTGLFDCFDDPGNCCVTLLFPCITFGQVAEIVDRGSTSCGASAALYTLLTWTGFHCIYSCFYRSKLRAQYGLEESPCADCCVHYCCELCALCQEYRELGNRGFDMTIGWHANTERQQGRAAATTPPHMHAGMAR from the exons ATGTAcctcaaggaggaggagggtgccggtccggcggcggccacaGGCTTCCCGATGAGCGGCGGCGCGACCTCGGGCGCCCTcgcggcggtgcaggcgccggcgccgtggtcCACCGGGCTCTTCGACTGCTTCGACGACCCGGGCAACT GCTGCGTGACGTTGCTGTTCCCGTGCATCACGTTCGGGCAGGTGGCGGAGATCGTGGACCGGGGGTCGACGTCCTGCGGCGCGAGCGCGGCGCTGTACACGCTACTCACGTGGACCGGCTTCCACTGCATCTACTCCTGCTTCTACCGCTCCAAGCTGCGCGCGCAGTACGGCCTCGAGGAGAGCCCCTGCGCCGACTGCTGCGTCCACTACTGCTGCGAGCTCTGCGCGCTCTGCCAGGAGTACCGCGAGCTCGGCAACCGAGGCTTCGACATGACCATAGGGTGGCACGCCAACACGGAGAGGCAGcaggggcgcgccgccgccaccacgccgccgcatATGCACGCCGGGATGGCCCGTTGA